The Mus musculus strain NOD/ShiLtJ chromosome 11 genomic contig, GRCm38.p6 alternate locus group NOD/ShiLtJ MMCHR11_CHORI29_IDD4_2Q genome has a segment encoding these proteins:
- the Nog gene encoding noggin precursor yields the protein MERCPSLGVTLYALVVVLGLRAAPAGGQHYLHIRPAPSDNLPLVDLIEHPDPIFDPKEKDLNETLLRSLLGGHYDPGFMATSPPEDRPGGGGGPAGGAEDLAELDQLLRQRPSGAMPSEIKGLEFSEGLAQGKKQRLSKKLRRKLQMWLWSQTFCPVLYAWNDLGSRFWPRYVKVGSCFSKRSCSVPEGMVCKPSKSVHLTVLRWRCQRRGGQRCGWIPIQYPIISECKCSC from the coding sequence ATGGAGCGCTGCCCCAGCCTGGGGGTCACCCTCTACGCCCTGGTGGTGGTCCTGGGGCTGCGGGCAGCACCAGCCGGCGGCCAGCACTATCTACACATCCGCCCAGCACCCAGCGACAACCTGCCCTTGGTGGACCTCATCGAACATCCAGACCCTATCTTTGACCCTAAGGAGAAGGATCTGAACGAGACGCTGCTGCGCTCGCTGCTCGGGGGCCACTACGACCCGGGCTTTATGGCCACTTCGCCCCCAGAGGACCGACCCGGAGGGGGCGGGGGACCGGCTGGAGGTGCCGAGGACCTGGCGGAGCTGGACCAGCTGCTGCGGCAGCGGCCGTCGGGGGCCATGCCGAGCGAGATCAAAGGGCTGGAGTTCTCCGAGGGCTTGGCCCAAGGCAAGAAACAGCGCCTGagcaagaagctgaggaggaagttACAGATGTGGCTGTGGTCACAGACCTTCTGCCCGGTGCTGTACGCGTGGAATGACCTAGGCAGCCGCTTTTGGCCACGCTACGTGAAGGTGGGCAGCTGCTTCAGCAAGCGCTCCTGCTCTGTGCCCGAGGGCATGGTGTGTAAGCCATCCAAGTCTGTGCACCTCACGGTGCTGCGGTGGCGCTGTCAGCGGCGCGGGGGTCAGCGCTGCGGCTGGATTCCCATCCAGTACCCCATCATTTCCGAGTGTAAGTGTTCCTGCTAG